A genome region from Marasmius oreades isolate 03SP1 chromosome 5, whole genome shotgun sequence includes the following:
- the POL2_2 gene encoding DNA polymerase epsilon catalytic subunit, with protein sequence MAEGQQRLGSVIQKVITIPAAMQRVANPLPRIHHPDWLHRRVANAVDKFKQNKLTDFFKPAGVLDGSGEHIHDIEDDTGTSQVPPRTG encoded by the coding sequence ATGGCTGAAGGACAACAACGTCTTGGCTCAGTCATCCAAAAGGTGATTACCATCCCCGCTGCGATGCAGAGGGTTGCGAACCCTTTACCTCGAATCCACCATCCCGACTGGTTACACAGGCGTGTTGCCAACGCCGTGGACAAATTCAAGCAGAACAAACTAACAGACTTTTTTAAACCCGCTGGCGTTCTAGATGGCTCTGGAGAACATATCCATGATATTGAAGATGACACTGGTACTTCCCAGGTGCCTCCTCGCACCGGTTGA